The proteins below come from a single Pseudarthrobacter sp. SSS035 genomic window:
- a CDS encoding ABC-F family ATP-binding cassette domain-containing protein, with translation MITVQDLELRAGARLLMDQVSFRIDKGDKIGLVGRNGAGKTTLTRVLAGEGQPAGGKVTRSGEIGYLPQDPRTPDMEQLARDRILSARGLDIAVNKLKQTHEDMASEDTEIQRKAMNRYDRLESEFLAAGGYAAEAEAAAICSNLALPDRLLNQPLKTLSGGQRRRVELARILYSDAETMLLDEPTNHLDADSITWLREFLKNHQGGLIVISHDTELLEATVNKVFLLDPNRAKVDFYNMNWKRYLLQRETDERARKRERANAEKKAQVLIDQANKMRAKATKAVAAQNMAKRAERLLGGLEAVRATDRVAALRFPDPSPCGKTPLTADGLSKSYGSLEIFTDVDLAIDRGSKVVILGLNGAGKTTLLRMLAGVDKPDTGEVVAGHGLKVGYYAQEHETLDVDRTVLQNMRSSAPDMNDAEVRNILGSFLFSGDDVDKPAGVLSGGEKTRLALATIVASSANVLLLDEPTNNLDPASRAEILGALSNYTGAVVLVSHDEGAVEALNPERVVLLPDGIEDHWNEDYLDLITLA, from the coding sequence GTGATTACTGTCCAGGATCTTGAACTGCGCGCCGGCGCCCGGCTCCTCATGGACCAGGTGAGCTTCCGCATCGACAAGGGCGACAAGATCGGCCTCGTCGGCCGTAACGGCGCAGGCAAGACGACCCTGACCCGGGTGCTCGCGGGCGAAGGCCAGCCTGCCGGCGGCAAGGTTACACGCAGCGGCGAGATCGGCTACCTGCCGCAGGATCCCCGGACCCCGGACATGGAACAGCTGGCCCGCGACCGCATCCTCTCCGCCCGCGGCCTGGACATCGCCGTCAACAAGCTCAAGCAGACGCATGAGGACATGGCCAGCGAGGACACCGAGATCCAGCGCAAGGCGATGAACCGCTATGACCGGCTGGAATCCGAGTTCCTGGCCGCCGGCGGATACGCGGCCGAGGCCGAGGCCGCCGCGATCTGCTCCAACCTGGCCCTCCCGGACCGGCTGCTGAACCAGCCGCTCAAGACCCTGTCCGGCGGCCAGCGCCGTCGTGTGGAACTCGCCCGGATCCTGTACTCGGACGCCGAAACGATGCTCCTCGATGAGCCCACCAACCACCTCGACGCGGATTCCATCACCTGGCTCCGCGAGTTCCTGAAGAACCACCAGGGTGGCCTGATCGTGATCAGCCACGACACCGAGCTGCTCGAAGCCACCGTCAACAAGGTGTTCCTGCTGGATCCGAACCGCGCCAAGGTCGACTTCTACAACATGAACTGGAAGCGCTACCTGCTCCAGCGCGAAACGGATGAGCGCGCCCGCAAGCGAGAGCGCGCCAACGCGGAGAAGAAGGCCCAGGTCCTCATCGACCAGGCCAACAAAATGCGTGCCAAGGCCACCAAGGCCGTCGCAGCGCAGAACATGGCCAAGCGTGCCGAACGTCTCCTGGGCGGCCTCGAAGCCGTCCGCGCGACCGACCGCGTGGCAGCCCTGCGCTTCCCGGATCCGTCACCCTGCGGCAAGACCCCGCTAACCGCGGACGGACTCAGCAAGTCCTACGGCTCGCTGGAGATCTTCACCGACGTGGACCTGGCCATCGACCGCGGCTCCAAGGTGGTCATCCTGGGCCTCAACGGCGCCGGCAAGACCACGCTCCTGCGGATGCTTGCCGGCGTCGACAAGCCGGACACCGGCGAGGTCGTGGCGGGCCACGGCCTGAAGGTGGGCTACTACGCCCAGGAGCACGAGACGCTCGACGTGGACCGCACCGTCCTGCAGAACATGCGCTCCTCCGCCCCGGACATGAACGACGCGGAGGTCCGCAACATCCTGGGCTCGTTCCTGTTCTCCGGAGACGACGTCGACAAGCCCGCCGGTGTGCTCTCCGGAGGCGAGAAGACCCGGCTGGCCCTGGCCACCATCGTGGCCTCAAGCGCGAACGTGCTGCTCCTTGACGAGCCCACCAACAACCTCGACCCGGCCAGCCGCGCCGAAATCCTCGGGGCCCTGAGTAACTACACCGGCGCCGTCGTCCTCGTGAGCCACGATGAAGGTGCCGTCGAAGCGCTGAACCCCGAGCGCGTCGTGCTGCTGCCTGACGGCATCGAGGACCACTGGAACGAAGACTACCTGGACCTGATTACGCTGGCTTAG
- a CDS encoding thiolase family protein — protein sequence MTPGRDTLTADLQPHGMPPGDVLPPDRQPVIIAARRTAVRRANGALKELRAHQLLAPVLVNLLADTHLSAEEVTDVVIGNAVGGGGNVARLALLEAGLPVGVPGLTVDRQCGSGLDAIVLAARLVAAGGNPVYLAGGVESISTAPLRANRNDDGEPDFFARAQFVPHSFGDPDMGVAAENVAARFTVSRERQDASALRSHQRALAAAKAGFFAGEITTLETSAGPISADDGPRPGLSAAVLKRFPPAFVPGGTVTAGNSCFDADAASAVVVTSLQRARELGATDGLLVLATDTAGVDPGLLGIGAAVAAERLLQARGLSAASVDLVEFNEAFASQTLACLDQLGIDPDRVNLDGGALALGHAYGASGAVLVTRLLAQARRAGNPGSLALALISIAGGMGTAALLRYELLAGDHKAH from the coding sequence CGGACCGGCAGCCCGTGATCATCGCGGCGCGCCGGACCGCGGTCCGGCGCGCCAACGGTGCGCTGAAGGAACTGCGTGCGCACCAGCTTCTCGCACCGGTCCTGGTCAACCTGCTGGCAGACACCCACCTGTCGGCCGAAGAAGTCACGGATGTGGTGATCGGCAACGCCGTGGGCGGCGGCGGCAACGTGGCCCGCCTGGCCCTGCTTGAGGCGGGCCTTCCGGTCGGTGTGCCGGGACTGACCGTTGACCGCCAGTGCGGGTCAGGCCTGGATGCCATCGTTCTGGCCGCCCGGCTGGTTGCCGCCGGCGGTAACCCCGTCTATCTCGCCGGGGGAGTCGAGAGCATCAGCACGGCTCCGCTGCGGGCCAACCGGAACGACGACGGCGAGCCTGACTTTTTTGCCCGGGCCCAGTTTGTGCCGCACAGCTTCGGCGACCCGGACATGGGGGTCGCGGCCGAGAACGTAGCGGCCCGGTTCACGGTCAGCCGGGAGCGGCAGGATGCCTCGGCGCTGCGCAGCCACCAGCGGGCGCTGGCCGCGGCTAAAGCAGGCTTCTTTGCCGGCGAGATCACCACCTTGGAGACGTCCGCTGGACCCATCAGTGCCGACGACGGCCCCCGCCCCGGCCTGTCCGCCGCGGTTCTCAAGCGGTTCCCGCCCGCCTTTGTGCCAGGGGGAACTGTCACCGCCGGGAACTCATGCTTCGACGCGGACGCCGCGTCCGCCGTCGTCGTTACTTCATTGCAGCGGGCACGGGAACTGGGAGCCACAGACGGGCTCCTGGTGCTGGCCACGGACACCGCCGGTGTGGACCCCGGGCTGCTGGGGATCGGCGCAGCGGTTGCCGCGGAGCGGCTCCTGCAGGCGAGGGGGCTGTCGGCTGCCAGCGTGGACCTGGTGGAATTCAACGAAGCCTTCGCGTCCCAGACCCTGGCCTGCCTGGACCAGCTGGGCATTGATCCGGACCGGGTCAACCTCGACGGCGGGGCGCTGGCATTGGGCCACGCCTACGGGGCGTCCGGTGCGGTGCTGGTGACCCGGCTTCTCGCGCAGGCCCGGCGTGCCGGCAATCCTGGATCGTTGGCGCTGGCGCTCATCAGTATTGCCGGCGGCATGGGCACGGCCGCGCTGCTGCGTTATGAGTTGCTGGCCGGCGACCACAAGGCTCACTAA
- a CDS encoding YbaK/EbsC family protein, with amino-acid sequence MHSVEVAAPVANVKSALTSAGAQDTVRIFDTKVPTAAAAAEALGCDVAAITNSLIFDVDGAPLLILASGAAKVDTALVAAQLGTGKIRRATATFVLHHTGQEVGGVAPIGHPEKIRTLLDNSLKAHKLLWAGAGDHNSMFSITYEDLLRITAAEELTVR; translated from the coding sequence ATGCACAGTGTGGAAGTGGCCGCCCCCGTGGCGAATGTGAAGAGCGCCCTGACGTCTGCCGGTGCGCAGGACACAGTGCGGATCTTTGACACCAAGGTACCGACGGCGGCTGCCGCGGCTGAGGCTCTCGGCTGCGACGTTGCGGCCATTACGAACAGCCTGATCTTCGACGTCGACGGCGCCCCGCTCCTGATCCTGGCCAGCGGTGCCGCCAAGGTAGACACGGCGCTCGTGGCGGCGCAGCTGGGAACAGGAAAGATCCGCCGGGCGACCGCCACGTTCGTCCTGCACCACACAGGCCAGGAAGTAGGCGGAGTAGCCCCGATAGGCCACCCCGAAAAGATCAGGACACTCCTGGACAACTCCCTCAAAGCCCACAAACTCCTCTGGGCCGGAGCAGGAGACCACAACTCAATGTTCAGCATCACGTACGAAGACCTGCTGCGGATCACAGCCGCCGAAGAACTAACGGTCCGCTAG
- a CDS encoding energy-coupling factor ABC transporter ATP-binding protein, protein MATISFRQASVAVAVDNRPEPKSLLQDVTLELTEQRIGVIGANGSGKSTLLRMINGLVQPSSGAVSVDGADTVRAVRAVRRQVGFVFTDPLSQLVMPTGREDVELSLRRPVRNRAERRRLAEAALERLGLLPLADQSIYELSGGERQLMALAAVLAVNPAVLVLDEPSTLLDLRNRELLRRTLSGLDQQIVMSTHDLDLALEMDRVLVVEAGRVMFDGGAAAAVDAYRALVANGLAAP, encoded by the coding sequence ATGGCAACCATTTCATTCCGGCAGGCATCCGTGGCCGTCGCCGTTGACAACCGCCCGGAACCCAAGTCCCTGCTCCAGGACGTCACGCTTGAGCTGACCGAGCAGCGCATCGGCGTGATCGGGGCCAACGGGTCCGGCAAGTCCACGCTGCTGCGAATGATCAACGGCCTCGTGCAGCCAAGTTCCGGCGCAGTGTCGGTGGACGGCGCCGACACCGTCCGTGCGGTGCGGGCGGTCCGCAGGCAAGTGGGGTTCGTCTTCACGGATCCCTTGTCGCAGCTGGTGATGCCCACAGGGCGCGAGGACGTGGAGCTTTCGCTGCGCCGCCCGGTCCGCAACAGGGCGGAGCGGCGCCGGCTGGCCGAAGCGGCCCTGGAGCGCCTCGGCCTGCTGCCGCTCGCGGACCAAAGCATCTACGAACTCTCCGGCGGTGAACGCCAGCTGATGGCCCTCGCCGCTGTGCTGGCCGTGAACCCCGCTGTCCTGGTGCTGGATGAACCGTCCACGCTCCTGGACCTCCGGAACCGTGAACTCCTGCGCCGCACCCTGTCCGGCCTCGACCAGCAGATCGTGATGTCCACGCACGACCTCGACCTTGCCCTGGAAATGGACCGCGTGCTGGTGGTGGAGGCAGGGCGCGTGATGTTCGACGGCGGCGCGGCGGCGGCAGTCGACGCGTACCGGGCGCTGGTCGCCAACGGGCTGGCCGCGCCGTGA
- a CDS encoding SURF1 family protein, translated as MYRFLFSSKWLGYLLLAAIFAAACVFLGRWQMDRRAETLAEINRVVTNYSATPISFDEAKDEFAALDPSKEWTQVQLQGTYDPDGQRIVRNRPLNGQPGYEVVVPFTLETGETVVIDRGWLPIGNKNPGSPDSIPAPPAGPVTAVVRLKHGEPQLDRGAPDGQLASIDLPTYADQLGYPVLTGAYGQLASESPAPADMPFPFPKPATEEGTHLSYSLQWFAFGVLMFVGFGYAARQQARNAAIDAADELEDEDGSRDSGSPVHSAAAAARRRPPVARKRKKATAEEEEDALLDAQGY; from the coding sequence ATGTACCGCTTCCTCTTTTCCAGCAAGTGGCTGGGATACCTCCTGCTTGCCGCCATCTTTGCCGCTGCCTGCGTCTTCCTTGGCCGTTGGCAGATGGACCGCCGCGCAGAGACCCTCGCGGAGATCAACCGCGTGGTCACCAACTATTCCGCCACACCGATCTCCTTCGACGAGGCAAAGGACGAGTTTGCCGCGCTGGACCCGTCGAAGGAATGGACCCAGGTGCAACTCCAGGGCACCTACGATCCCGACGGTCAGCGCATTGTCCGCAACCGTCCACTGAACGGGCAGCCCGGGTATGAGGTGGTTGTCCCGTTCACGCTGGAGACCGGCGAAACCGTGGTGATTGACCGCGGCTGGCTGCCCATCGGCAACAAGAACCCGGGCAGTCCCGATTCCATCCCGGCGCCTCCCGCCGGACCCGTGACCGCCGTCGTCCGCCTCAAGCACGGCGAGCCGCAGTTAGACCGCGGCGCCCCCGACGGCCAGCTTGCATCCATCGATCTCCCCACTTACGCGGACCAACTGGGCTATCCCGTACTCACCGGCGCCTACGGGCAGTTGGCGTCTGAATCTCCCGCCCCCGCTGACATGCCGTTCCCGTTCCCGAAGCCGGCCACCGAAGAAGGCACGCACCTGTCCTATTCGTTGCAGTGGTTCGCGTTTGGGGTACTGATGTTCGTGGGCTTCGGGTACGCCGCACGGCAGCAGGCCAGGAATGCCGCGATTGACGCCGCGGACGAGCTTGAGGATGAGGATGGGTCGCGCGATTCAGGCAGCCCGGTGCACTCAGCGGCTGCGGCAGCCCGCCGTCGTCCGCCTGTTGCCCGCAAGCGTAAGAAGGCGACCGCCGAGGAAGAGGAAGATGCCCTCCTCGACGCCCAGGGCTACTGA
- a CDS encoding biotin transporter BioY, whose protein sequence is MSQTDAAGTGTASRFRNRWNATDLGLIAVFAALVAGSAMVPGIAANVFGIPITFQTLAVMLTGLMLGPGRGFAAVGLYTLLGLAGLPIFSQGRSGLGILAGPSAGYIIAFPIAAAVVGWLATVVIRRTTRARTLWFFASAMITSIAVVHTLGVAGIALNTKASLGEAFLADLIFYPGDVIKNILAAVIAVALHRAFPDVLVRRVKRINN, encoded by the coding sequence ATGAGCCAGACTGACGCCGCCGGCACCGGCACCGCTTCCCGCTTCCGGAACCGCTGGAACGCTACCGACCTGGGCCTGATCGCCGTCTTCGCGGCGCTCGTTGCCGGCTCCGCCATGGTGCCCGGCATCGCGGCGAACGTGTTCGGCATCCCCATCACTTTCCAGACCCTAGCGGTGATGCTCACCGGACTGATGCTGGGCCCGGGCCGGGGTTTCGCCGCCGTCGGCCTGTACACCCTCCTGGGCCTGGCCGGCCTGCCGATCTTCAGCCAGGGCCGCAGCGGCCTGGGCATCCTGGCCGGACCGTCGGCCGGCTACATCATTGCTTTCCCCATCGCTGCAGCCGTTGTAGGCTGGCTCGCCACAGTAGTGATCCGGCGGACAACACGTGCCCGGACGCTGTGGTTCTTCGCGTCGGCGATGATCACCAGCATCGCCGTCGTGCACACGCTCGGAGTGGCCGGAATCGCCCTGAACACCAAAGCGTCACTGGGTGAAGCCTTCCTCGCAGACCTGATCTTCTACCCCGGCGACGTGATTAAGAACATCCTCGCCGCGGTGATCGCCGTGGCTCTGCACCGGGCATTTCCCGACGTCCTGGTCCGCCGGGTGAAGCGGATCAACAACTAG
- a CDS encoding energy-coupling factor transporter transmembrane protein EcfT, with the protein MRGHGFLLANYVPGNSVIHRTPLALKFLLVVGCGLVSFLVVDWLVSAAVLAALGVLFLLAGAGARRLVSAVRPVAVVLVVIGLFQWWQLGGPTAARIVLNIMVCVVAASLLTATTPMQRILDGVVSLATPFRRFGADPERFALTIAIMLRSIPYIAGAFADVSDSARARGLERNPRALVLPVFITTVAFARQTGEALAARGLGDAED; encoded by the coding sequence GTGAGAGGGCACGGCTTCCTGCTGGCCAACTACGTCCCGGGGAATTCAGTCATCCACCGGACGCCGCTGGCACTGAAATTCCTGCTGGTGGTGGGCTGCGGCCTGGTGTCCTTCCTGGTGGTCGACTGGCTGGTCTCCGCCGCTGTGCTGGCCGCCCTCGGCGTGCTGTTTCTCCTGGCCGGCGCCGGAGCCCGGCGGCTCGTAAGTGCTGTCCGTCCTGTTGCCGTGGTGCTGGTGGTCATCGGCCTGTTCCAGTGGTGGCAGCTGGGCGGACCCACAGCCGCCCGGATTGTCCTGAACATCATGGTCTGCGTGGTGGCGGCGTCCCTGCTGACGGCCACCACTCCCATGCAGCGGATCCTGGACGGCGTGGTGTCACTGGCCACGCCGTTCCGCCGCTTTGGCGCGGACCCTGAACGTTTTGCGCTGACCATTGCCATCATGCTCCGCAGCATCCCGTATATCGCCGGCGCTTTTGCAGACGTCAGCGATTCCGCCCGGGCCCGCGGGCTTGAGCGCAACCCGCGTGCCCTGGTGCTGCCCGTTTTTATCACCACCGTGGCCTTCGCCCGCCAGACCGGCGAAGCGCTGGCTGCCCGCGGGCTGGGCGACGCGGAGGACTGA